The Ananas comosus cultivar F153 linkage group 4, ASM154086v1, whole genome shotgun sequence region TTCCTTATTGCTTCAGCCTGTAACATTACACAGTGTAACTTAGTTCAGATTCCAACGGACACAAACAGGAGAAAGATTAGCtcaaaataagaaacaaaagatCAACCTCTAATTCCCGAGCTGCCTTCTCAACTTGCATTCTGCGCCTCTGAGCAGCCTCGGCCTTCCTTGCCTGCTGCTCCACCTCAGAGAGCTTCTCCTTTTGCTCTGTAAACGCATGTCAAGATATAAAGgttaagaaaatatatcacTGCAAAACCATCTACTTGCACATCACACATACCCCTGTAAAAATCTAGGAAATGGGGTTCCTTAACAAATGTACCCTTAATTTGGGAAGTCATCAAATTCATggttagataattttttttaaaaggcaAACATTTTAAGTACAGGGATATATATGGCAGAAACAAGGTCTTTGAAGGGCATATTAAAATTCAGGTTTTGCAAGGAATTTTATGAAAATAGGTAACTTTACAGGATTATATAGTAGATATACTTAATTACAACAATAATAGATTTAATTGTAGAGTATTTGATTACTTCTTGTTGGAGCAGGTGGTAGGCCATCAGGAAACTCGATCAAACCACCGCCATTGCTCGACTGAAGGGCTCGTTGCCGTGTTGTAAGAGGTTCTGTTCTCACATCAGCCAATTGTTCTACAGATTCTTTTTTGAGTTTCTTCTTCTTAGTATCAAGACCATCATCAGAACCAGGCTCTTCCTCTTGAACATAATCTGTTCTGTCCAATCCTTTCCCCGTGTTCAATTTCTTCCTACTTTCCTTATTGGACTGGATCAAACCGTAATCCTCATCCACGCTATACGCACTTATCTTACTTCTCTTAGAAGTTTTTTGTTTCTGAATATATCGCATCTCATCATCTTCATCGTCCTCGTCTAATGAACCTTCTCGGATTCGTCGTTTGCGAACCCGTTTGCTTTTTCTAGCAGGTTCATCTACAGAGGTTCGCTGGTTCTTATCCTTCTCCTTTTTGTACCTAATGTCTTCCATAATTTTTGCTTGTGAATCCTCTTTTGCTCCCCGGGAAAGccttttttcatttaaattcgTCCGCGAAAGTCCTTGCATCTCATCCCCTTTTTCAAGCGGAGGATCATCGTCATCCGACATTGCCTGCAGCAGAAATAAGTTCGATTTACatgttttttgaaaaaaagtgaaTCGTTGCCTCGCTGGGCTCTACTCTGCATTTTTTAAGGCATTCTATCACTGAAAGGATCACTATAAAGCTACAATCATAATTTGGAACTTCTCTGAGTAACCAACCTTGGGCAAATTGCAGTGCCTCAAATTTGCATTTCATTTCAATAAAACCCTTTCCATTAAATTGGACCAACGATTCCAATAATTTGCTATTCTTGAAGTCTAAGTGTCATAGCATTTAACAGGTAATTATGTGAACATTCCATTCATTTCGATGGAGAAAGTTAATGAACAAAAGGTAAGATTGCAACTTACTCCAAAGGTTAGGAATCCAACTGACATAATTTAATTCGAGAGCCAAAATGAATCTATACTAAAAAGCCAAGGACCCTCAGGGCATTTTACCCAACCAGCactatattcttattttattgcAAAGAACTCTTTCAATCATTGTTAATTGCATTGCTACTTCACTACAGAGTAAATTTACATTCACTTAATAGGCCTAAAGCTTGAGCACAAGATGCATACCATATTATCTCAAAATTCTATTTATCTAACAACTAGGCCATAATACAagctttaaaaataattataataagcCAGAGGATTACCTGAAGAAGCAGCTTTTGACGCTGCCACGAAGCCTCTTTAGATCTTGGAAACTTCTCCAAAAGAACGCCTCTTCTCTTGCTCTCCAAATTCGATTTCGTATTAATGGTGCGGGTGACTCCACCAACCCTAAGCGTGACTCTCGTGAGATTGTTCTCAGCTGATCCATTGACCACTCCAACATTCCGACCTAAATCCTCACCTTTACCGCTCTTCCTAACATAGCCAGCATCAGGTCCCGAACCCACTCCAATCTTTTCCTTAGTCTTGCACCTCTTTAACTCAGATTTACTCCCCGCTTTATCTGAATTAACTCTAGAAGCATCGGTTCTATAGAACGATTCAAGAGCTCCAAACTTTTTATCCTCCTTCTTGAAGCTTCTTGGAATAGAAGAGCTTTCAATCCTACTGAGATTAACTTCTTTCCTCCGAGAAGAGGAATCATAGCCCGAAATCTTGCTGGTATTATCGGAGGAGGGGGTTGATGAGGGAGGCGAAATATCAGCCTCTGCACCGAACACCGAGGCCGGGCGAGGCCGCCTTGAATTAATTGTCCTCCTTTTCTTCGAAACACCGTTAGAAATATCAAATCGTGATGGCCCCGATCCTTCCATTGCAGGATTATTGGCTTCAATAGCAGAATCAATTACAATTATTCCCTTCTTGCGGATCTTATCTGTAGATTGAGAAATATTGGTACAAAATTAGCTAACCAAGTAGGAGTGAACTAAGAATTCATCAAAAtcacaaaccaaaaaaaaaaaaaaaaaaaaaaaaaaaaaactgtgagaaaatttaaaagagaGAAGCAGTTAGGGATGATTGATGATCCCCAAATCAGTTTAAACAGAAAATTTTTAGACGGGATTAAGAAAAAGACTATCAAACTCCCGATTTGATTCGGAGACaaattttaatacataaaaaattagGGTTGTTACGACGTAACTGAAGAGATCGATGAAGAAAACCTATCCAACAGAGgcatccaaaaaattaaaaattaaaaacgaCCAGAACGCAAGAAATATCATGAAAACCGACATCAAACAGCGAGAAAAGAGAGCCCTAATCGATCCATCAACAAATTGAAGATACCTCGCTAGCGACAGAGAAGAGGAGATGCGAGACGACGCGGACGGCGACGAAGGTTGAGATCTGAGGCGCCGCGAGAAGCGGGGAATTGGGGGGATCGGGATCGGGATGGGGATTGGGATTTggggaattagggttagggttagaagaggggagaggagagagtgggTCTCCGAGTCGGTGTCGTTGGATTGAGGGGAAAGGGGGGGCCTTGAAGACGATAACGCCGTGGATGCTTCCCCCATTTTGCCCTAaatccgctctctctctctctctctctctctctctctcgctctcgccaCTTCGCCCACCAGGTGTTTGTATGCTGTTGTGGTCTACGCGCGCTCCTCTTCGTAGGCTCTTGGGGGAAATTGCACTGCTAGTCCCTAAACTCTTAAAATATTCCATTCTAGtccttttcaatattttttagaCTTAATTACAAAAGTCCTTTTTGTACCTTATATGTTTGTTTCAACAAAATTGAACTTTTGGTTGAAGTGAACTTTTGGTTGAAGCAGAGTtcagtaaaaattatttttctctgcTGTTTATTCtgtaattatgaaaataaagttttattAGTTTTGCTATttgtttagttaaaaatatgagatataaaattataatttttatataaataataaataatgtaacaaataaaatagtataattatatttttatataattaaaatttaatttaaaacaattaaatcaattttttatatataaattatagtaatataataataaaattataaagtaaaaaattattaatacttaattaatcaaattttaccatattttaattatacaaactaaataaaaaatattaaaacttaactaatcaatttttattatattttaaatatgctaaaaaaataaaagagtaattaagtattaataattttttactttataattttattattatattactataatttatgtataaaaaaaatacctatattatttttatttattaaattatttattatcataCACTTCCtatcaaacaaacagcagaactaaTGAAACTTCACCTCCACAACTACGAAACAAACAACagggaaaaaataattaatactNccatattttaattatacaaactaaataaaaaatattaaaacttaactaatcaatttttattatattttaaatatgctaaaaaaataaaagagtaattagtatcataattaaatatatttaaatataactatctttacctagtatattattttattatttttttcacattttttcagCATAATTGATTTCGGTCCATGATGAAGTCAATTACATCATTTCAAATTAAGTCGAGTTTTAACCGTAATTCTTTTACGACGAACTAAACAACGAAAATGATCGTTTATAGCGAAAACGACTTCCCTCCTTTTCATTTCAcctcattttcatccaaacaaataTACCCTTATACTATCTATCATTAATCCATCCATTAAAAATGACATTAATTATCCTCTCATATTTTACCATTattctaaatttatcaaaaaaaaaggtaaaaatattgttgaaagtttgaaaattaaattaaattaaatttttattaaaaaattaggatcttaaatattgaaattaaatatttgaggACGAAAATAAAACCTCCCAATCGAATTTTGCTCAGGTAGCATTGGTGGAGAAATGATTGCCTAAACCTAGTCCACCATGGACCACTCCCCTAAGACACAATCAAGGGTCTCGTGTTACGCATAATTGTGATTATTCTTAAGGACCTTTTAATCTCCTCTAGCTCAAAAGCGAACCAACTAATACATAGTGGATAAAATTGTTAATGTGGATCTTTGATTAGTTGATCACATGGAAGGTACAATAAGGAGAGCTTAGAACTAGAGACATCATTTATTAAGTAAAAAACATTTAGCACATATATCTGTACTGCTGCAGTATGTTAGGGTGACGAGCTGCTTCTTTCGCTctgttttctttcttcttctgttTTGATACAGTTCGTGGACTCGCTTAAACTCCCGAGTCCCGAGCACGGAGAGACGGCAAAGGCCTACAAATTTTTTAGCACTACCGGACCGGACCGGACCG contains the following coding sequences:
- the LOC109708412 gene encoding calponin homology domain-containing protein DDB_G0272472-like, producing MEGSGPSRFDISNGVSKKRRTINSRRPRPASVFGAEADISPPSSTPSSDNTSKISGYDSSSRRKEVNLSRIESSSIPRSFKKEDKKFGALESFYRTDASRVNSDKAGSKSELKRCKTKEKIGVGSGPDAGYVRKSGKGEDLGRNVGVVNGSAENNLTRVTLRVGGVTRTINTKSNLESKRRGVLLEKFPRSKEASWQRQKLLLQAMSDDDDPPLEKGDEMQGLSRTNLNEKRLSRGAKEDSQAKIMEDIRYKKEKDKNQRTSVDEPARKSKRVRKRRIREGSLDEDDEDDEMRYIQKQKTSKRSKISAYSVDEDYGLIQSNKESRKKLNTGKGLDRTDYVQEEEPGSDDGLDTKKKKLKKESVEQLADVRTEPLTTRQRALQSSNGGGLIEFPDGLPPAPTRKQKEKLSEVEQQARKAEAAQRRRMQVEKAARELEAEAIRKILGQDSSRKKKEEKIRKEREELAQKKAAESLILQPNSVRWVMGPAGKVVTFGENVGLPCIFNSKQCSYPPPREKCAAPLCTNAYKYRDSQSKLPLCSLECYRAMKANAQPVSTC